From the genome of Phocoena phocoena chromosome 18, mPhoPho1.1, whole genome shotgun sequence, one region includes:
- the CCNA1 gene encoding cyclin-A1 yields the protein MHLSSSKSGVVLAPVSRGPDACQMITRAQLGQDPPQRTVLGVLTENGQYRRTCGQGITALRCFSGSENVFPPAGKKALSASGVQGPAKQGFDMYVDEPEQGDRDSCTGREGMAFEDAYEVDTRTLKSDLHFLLDFNTVSPMLVDSSLYSQSEDASDFGTDVINVTEYAEEIHQYLREAEIRHMPKVHYMRKQPDITEGMRTILVDWLVEVGEEYKLRAETLYLAVNFLDRFLSCMSVLRGKLQLVGTAALLLASKYEEIYPPGVDEFVFITDDTYTKQQLLRMEHLLLKVLAFDLTVPTTNQFLLQYLRRQGVCVRTENLAKYVAELSLLEADPFLKYLPSLIAAAAYCLANYTVNRYFWPETLATFTGYSLREIVPCLSELHKVCLGIPHRPQQAIREKYKASKYMHVSLVEPPAVLPLR from the exons ATGCATCTCAGCAGCTCCAAGAGTGGAGTAGTGCTGGCTCCGGTGTCCCGAGGTCCTGATGCCTGTCAGATGATAACCAGAGCCCAGCTTGGCCAGGATCCGCCACAAAGAACAGTACTAGGGGTGCTAACTGAGAATGGGCAGTACAGGAGGACCTGTGGCCAG GGGATCACAGCACTCAGGTGTTTCTCTGGGTCAGAAAATGTCTTCCCTCCAGCTGGAAAGAAAGCGCTGTCTGCCAGCGGGGTTCAGGGGCCAGCCAAGCAAGGATTTGACATGTACGTGGACGAGCCTGAGCAAGGGGACAGAGACAGCTGCACAGGGCGAGAGGGGATGGCATTTGAGGATGCCTATGAAGTAGACACCAGAACACTCAAGTCAGACCTTCACTTCCTGCTGGATTTTAACACAG TTTCCCCTATGCTGGTAGATTCATCTCTCTACTCCCAGTCTGAAGATGCATCAGATTTTGGTACAGATGTGATAAATGTGACTGAATATGCTGAAGAAATTCATCAGTACCTTAGAGAAGCTGAA ATAAGACACATGCCCAAAGTGCACTACATGAGGAAACAACCAGACATCACAGAAGGCATGCGAACAATTCTGGTGGACTGGCTGGTTGAGGTGGGAGAAGAATATAAGCTTCGGGCAGAGACTCTCTACCTGGCCGTCAACTTCCTGGACAGGTTTCTTTCCTGCATGTCTGTTCTGAGAGGGAAACTGCAGCTTGTAGGAACAGCAGCTCTTCTCCTGGCTTC gaaatatgaagaaatatatcCACCTGGAGTAGATGAGTTTGTCTTTATAACTGATGATACCTACACAAAACAACAACTGCTGAGAATGGAACACCTGCTCCTGAAGGTCCTGGCTTTTGACCTGACAGTGCCAACCACCAACCAGTTTCTCCTTCAGTACTTAAGGAGGCAAGGGGTGTGTGTCAGGACTGAGAACCTGGCCAAG TATGTAGCAGAACTGAGTCTCCTTGAAGCTGACCCGTTCTTGAAATACCTTCCTTCACTGATCGCTGCAGCTGCTTACTGCCTGGCAAACTATACTGTGAACAGGTACTTCTGG CCAGAAACCCTTGCTACGTTTACAGGCTATTCATTACGTGAAATTGTGCCTTGCCTGAGTGAGCTGCATAAAGTGTGCCTGGGTATTCCCCACCGACCTCAGCAAGCAATTAGGGAGAAGTACAAGGCTTCCAA GTACATGCACGTGTCTCTCGTGGAACCACCCGCAGTCCTTCCTCTACGATAA